The following are encoded together in the Lactuca sativa cultivar Salinas chromosome 1, Lsat_Salinas_v11, whole genome shotgun sequence genome:
- the LOC128127192 gene encoding tetrahydroberberine oxidase-like produces MKKYSQIRSCVFLLVLCLSFSNSWANLSSLVDVTPGTENFISCIQPKSNNVTSFSQQLIITPVNASFIPIWQVAVQNTRFLKPSTPKPSIIVTPVDETLVQKALFCAKKHGYEMRIRSGGHDYEGLSYTADVPFVMLDFTNMRSIDVDVANRSAWVQPGAVLGELYYSISQKTDTLYFPAGVCPTVGVGGYMGGGGYGNLLRKYGTAADNVVDVRFMDVNGNILDRKSMGKDLFWAIRGGGASSFGIVLAWKLRLVPVPEKVTVFILNKTLEEGATKIFHKYQYVAPTIDRNLHIRTQVFAEYIGNTTKKTIRIMFEGIYQGTRDTLLPLLDEKFPELGVRREICEEIRSIQSTVVFWGLPSSTPIEILTNRSAIAKLNNKSKSDYVRTPIPIRGLRKIWRKLMQNDGSALLMINPFGGRMADYSESAIPYPHRAGVLLQILKTVNFNGQTSDTTPTSLKRIMWLRSLDELLTPYVSKNPREAYSNYNDLDLGVGSSNYEEASLWGERYWKRDNFQKLIRIKAKVDPDNFFRRPQSIPVF; encoded by the coding sequence ATGAAGAAGTACTCTCAAATACGCTCCTGTGTCTTCCTTCTGGTTCTTTGTCTTTCCTTTTCTAACTCATGGGCAAACTTATCTTCCCTTGTTGATGTTACACCAGGTACGGAAAATTTCATAAGTTGCATACAGCCCAAATCCAACAATGTCACCTCCTTCTCTCAGCAGCTCATTATCACACCTGTCAATGCTTCTTTCATTCCCATTTGGCAAGTCGCAGTGCAAAACACTAGGTTCCTTAAACCCTCGACTCCTAAACCATCAATCATCGTGACACCTGTGGATGAAACACTTGTCCAAAAGGCTCTATTCTGCGCAAAGAAACATGGGTACGAGATGAGGATCAGGAGTGGGGGCCATGACTATGAAGGCCTATCATACACTGCTGATGTTCCCTTTGTTATGCTTGATTTCACCAACATGAGGTCTATAGACGTGGACGTAGCTAACAGGAGCGCATGGGTCCAGCCAGGTGCTGTGCTTGGTGAACTCTATTACAGTATTTCTCAGAAGACCGACACCTTGTATTTCCCGGCAGGTGTTTGCCCCACGGTGGGTGTTGGCGGGTACATGGGCGGTGGTGGCTACGGAAACCTACTGAGGAAATATGGTACTGCTGCTGATAATGTTGTGGACGTTCGCTTTATGGATGTCAATGGAAATATTCTTGACAGGAAGTCCATGGGTAAGGATTTGTTTTGGGCAATACGAGGAGGTGGTGCTTCCAGTTTTGGAATCGTTCTCGCATGGAAGCTCAGGTTGGTTCCGGTTCCAGAAAAAGTAACTGTATTCATACTGAATAAAACTTTGGAAGAAGGGGCAACCAAAATTTTCCATAAATATCAATACGTTGCGCCAACTATTGATAGAAATCTACACATAAGAACTCAGGTGTTTGCCGAATATATTGGCAACACCACCAAGAAAACCATACGGATTATGTTCGAAGGAATTTATCAGGGCACAAGGGACACATTGCTTCCGTTGCTGGACGAAAAATTTCCTGAGCTCGGTGTTAGACGAGAGATTTGTGAAGAAATTAGAAGCATCCAATCGACCGTTGTGTTTTGGGGCCTGCCAAGCTCCACCCCAATTGAGATCCTCACGAACCGGTCTGCTATAGCCAAGCTGAACAATAAAAGCAAATCAGACTATGTCCGGACACCAATTCCCATACGCGGTCTAAGAAAGATATGGAGAAAGCTCATGCAAAACGACGGATCGGCACTTCTCATGATCAATCCTTTTGGCGGAAGGATGGCTGATTACTCAGAGTCAGCAATTCCATATCCTCATAGAGCTGGGGTGTTGTTACAGATTCTCAAGACTGTTAATTTTAACGGTCAAACTTCAGACACGACCCCTACATCGCTCAAGAGAATAATGTGGCTTCGAAGCTTGGACGAGTTATTGACGCCTTATGTCTCAAAGAACCCAAGAGAAGCATATTCCAACTACAATGATCTAGATTTGGGTGTTGGAAGTTCTAATTATGAAGAAGCCAGTCTTTGGGGTGAGAGGTACTGGAAAAGGGACAATTTTCAGAAGTTGATTCGAATCAAGGCCAAAGTTGATCCGGATAATTTCTTCCGGCGTCCACAAAGTATCCCTGTTTTCTAA